One window of Manihot esculenta cultivar AM560-2 chromosome 17, M.esculenta_v8, whole genome shotgun sequence genomic DNA carries:
- the LOC110604404 gene encoding 40S ribosomal protein S12 yields the protein MSGEEGTVAVETPAPLGEAMYLMTALQLLLRKSLAHGGLIRGLQEDAKVIEKHIAQLCVLAEDCNQPDYVKLVKGLCAGHDVGLLTIPSAKTLSEWAGVSVFNLLYTLNVVFVVMIKLIIG from the exons ATGTCAGG TGAAGAGGGTACCGTTGCTGTTGAGACACCTGCTCCTCTCGGTGAGGCCATGTACTTAATGACTGCATTGCAGCTACTCCTCAGAAAATCTTTGGCTCACGGTGGCCTTATTCGAGGTCTTCAAGAAGATGCAAAAGTGATCGAGAAGCATATTGCCCAGCTCTGCGTATTAGCGGAGGACTGCAACCAGCCGGACTATGTCAAACTTGTCAAAGGCCTTTGTGCTGGCCACGATGTGGGTCTCTTAACTATTCCTAGTGCTAAGACCCTTAGCGAGTGGGCTGGCGTAAgtgttttcaatttattatatacATTGAACGTGGTATTTGTTGTAATGATTAAACTTATTATTGGCTAA
- the LOC110605319 gene encoding uncharacterized protein LOC110605319 has translation MEENKNSPKKEDKEPHEQDTEQYHESRADKSPSPPPPEPKTRGGGWGGWGFSASSVLADLQKAAEEISRNASVVAEKAAKSIAEIQNVDEDSESTKGEEEQEESESDKDTEAEDETEKIRKSALDKLENASEDSLLGQGLKVLDHSVENFASGAWQALGSALKGGTNLVQKIEHSAVNIAESIQHGNIPGGAGSVAPSLLQTGKAFTFKGMQVLEYVGKETMDLLITETGIEVEKNSKDIEREADEDQLLEEVTFDRCFYIYGGPEQLEELEALSSHYALLFNRRKAKLPLEQKSVYDGKLKLVQQLFNLSIEMDDNDNESNKGKKIETGTEGSSYEIKSLHDSSVNKAADMAAGFTSALAGLNANDIVQRTAGRLEALHSEGVHRLSEMCSSAVSQLLMLGKSIISIANKMQEEDVDGDILNIDWPEDSVEKAKVIRTKAQSMAGYVEAVCNSFITGISDVAEAYVAAMKSATADSHDNLPKTPIKEKANTFSQLIRTDQTTAVSKIQDGLQYLSYVVISTSMPSA, from the exons ATGGAAGAGAACAAGAATTCACCGAAGAAGGAGGATAAAGAGCCCCACGAGCAAGATACTGAACAGTATCATGAATCTAGGGCAGATAAATCACCCTCACCGCCACCGCCTGAACCTAAGACCAGAGGAGGAGGCTGGGGAGGCTGGGGTTTCTCTGCTTCTTCCGTTCTCGCAGATCTCCAGAAGGCTGCTGAAGAGATCTCACGCAAT GCTTCAGTGGTTGCAGAGAAGGCAGCAAAGAGCATAGCAGAAATACAAAATGTTGATGAGGATTCCGAATCCACTAAGGGGGAGGAAGAGCAAGAAGAATCTGAAAGTGATAAGGATACTGAAGCTGAAGATGAGACTGAAAAAATACGGAAATCTGCTTTAGATAAATTGGAGAATGCAAGTGAGGATTCCTTACTAGGCCAG GGTTTGAAGGTTCTTGATCACTCTGTAGAGAATTTTGCGTCAGGAGCATGGCAAGCATTAGGAAGTGCATTGAAAGGGGGCACCAATCTTGTCCAAAA AATTGAGCATTCAGCTGTGAACATTGCTGAATCAATTCAACATGGTAACATACCAGGAGGAGCTGGTTCTGTAGCACCATCCTTACTACAG ACTGGAAAAGCTTTTACTTTCAAGGGAATGCAAGTGCTTGAATATGTTGGCAAGGAGACCATGGATCTGCTGATCACAGAGACTGGTATTGAAGTTGAGAAGAATTCTAAAGACATTGAAAGAGAAGCTGATGAGGATCAGTTACTTGAGGAAGTAACATTTGATCGATGCTTCTATATATATGGCGGTCCTGAACAGTTGGAG GAGCTTGAGGCATTGTCCAGCCATTATGCCCTCTTATTTAACCGGAGAAAGGCAAAATTACCATTGGAACAGAAGTCTGTATATGACGGAAAGCTTAAACTTGTTCAGCAATTGTTCAATTTGAGTATTGAAATGGATGACAATGATAATGAGTCCAACAAAGGGAAGAAAATAGAGACTGGAACTGAAGGAAGTAGCTATGAGATTAAAAGTTTACACGATTCAAGTGTCAACAAAGCTGCTGACATGGCTGCAGG GTTTACAAGTGCTCTAGCAGGGCTTAATGCAAATGACATAGTGCAAAGAACTGCTGGGAGATTAGAAGCTCTTCACTCAGAGGGGGTTCAT AGGCTTTCTGAAATGTGTAGCTCAGCAGTGTCTCAACTTCTGATGCTCGGAAAATCCATCATATCCATTGCTAACAAAATGCAGGAAGAAGATGTTGATGGGGATATCTTGAACATTGACTGGCCTGAAGATTCTGTTGAAAAAGCTAAGGTAATCCGAACAAAGGCACAATCCATGGCAGGATATGTTGAAGCAGTTTGCAACAGTTTTATAACAG GCATCTCTGATGTGGCTGAGGCTTATGTAGCTGCCATGAAGAGTGCCACCGCAGATTCCCATGATAATCTTCCAAAGACACCAATCAAAGAAAAAGCCAATACTTTCTCTCAACTTATCCGGACTGACCAGACCACTGCAGTGAGCAAAATCCAGGATGGGTTACAATACTTGTCATATGTAGTCATTTCCACATCTATGCCATCTGCCTGA
- the LOC110604408 gene encoding probable inactive receptor kinase At2g26730 — protein sequence MEKAAYLPRALLSCVCTIYATIQLIFNRLVEKWRTKSSDGKVTTTITPVSVPEVKVTLFTKLIFEEGGFAKNYCDPLELAQLPRVMLGEGSLGTLFKLILNCGYIVTARVIREMLVKPDDFELWINFFGGIRNTLLLPMHLSFWYAGEAFIVYEYLCLGSLEELLHGSEGIQYTPLSWEVRKHIALCAAMAIHFIHNQVTEGGSILVCGVVKASNILIRTDCSACLSGYEMPYLVPLTTIIRRNPGRVAPELISTEIYPKKFTAESDVYSFGILLLELITAKRPTTTNLGEYVTEKRKREGLIDICDPKLGEVNESMMEMIGIAESCLSHRPKDRPSMDRVVHTLQGMKD from the exons ATGGAAAAGGCAGCTTATCTACCACGGGCCTTACTTTCTTGTGTTTGCACCATCTACGCGACAATTCAACTTATCTTTAACAGATTAGTTGAAAAATGGAGGACTAAATCCAGTGATGGAAAAGTAACAACCACCATAACTCCAGTGTCGGTGCCGGAGGTGAAGGTGACACTTTTCACTAAGTTAATATTTGAAGAAGGCGGCTTTGCCAAAAACTACTGTGATCCATTAGAGTTAGCTCAACTTCCAAGAGTGATGCTAGGTGAAGGTTCCTTGGGGACTTTGTTCAAGCTTATTCTCAACTGTGGCTACATTGTCACAGCTCGAGTGATTCGAGAAATGTTGGTCAAGCCAGATGATTTTGAACTGTGGATCAATTTCTTTGGAGGAATTCGCAACACCCTGCTCTTGCCAATGCACTTGAGTTTCTGGTACGCCGGCGAAGCCTTCATTGTGTACGAGTACTTGTGCTTGGGAAGTTTGGAGGAGCTTTTACACG GAAGCGAAGGAATCCAATACACCCCGTTGAGTTGGGAAGTTCGAAAGCATATAGCTCTATGTGCAGCAATGGCAATACATTTCATTCATAACCAAGTGACAGAAGGAGGCAGCATCCTTGTATGTGGGGTGGTTAAGGCAAGCAATATTTTAATTCGGACGGACTGCTCTGCATGCCTTTCTGGCTACGAAATGCCTTACCTCGTACCTTTGACGACCATCATAAGAAGAAATCCAGGCAGAGTTGCACCTGAACTAATCTCCACTGAAATTTATCCAAAAAAATTCACAGCTGAGTCAGATGTTTACAGCTTTGGAATTTTGTTGTTGGAGCTTATTACTGCAAAAAGACCTACTACAACCAACTTGGGAGAATATGTCacagaaaagagaaagagagaaggacTAATTGATATATGTGACCCAAAATTGGGAGAAGTAAACGAAAGTATGATGGAAATGATTGGAATTGCTGAGAGTTGCCTCTCACATAGGCCCAAAGATCGGCCTTCTATGGATAGAGTGGTTCATACGCTTCAAGGAATGAAGGACTAG
- the LOC110604409 gene encoding CCG-binding protein 1: MIKAVLIRSCSSPLLVEAKDFRRSNASGRRTVSRLIITSSSSSSRSSPNIPKLEPFSRTRLERAVKQPPLIEKAENELSDYCSTLEGDDSYSCWRAYFELKDLERESSKEDVEKLILQVGGVKSLIGCLHGISSMHKGRKNGFGSMTPSTTEKERERRCPIPDGLPKSKEELEEEERARMPDSPYTRLLRAKGRFPAWYSPTPDHETD, translated from the exons ATGATAAAGGCCGTTCTTATTCGCTCTTGTTCCTCTCCTTTGCTTGTCGAAGCTAAGGATTTCCGTCGTTCAAATGCTTCCGGCAGAAGAACTGTTTCGAGATTAATcataacttcttcttcttcttcctcaagaAGTAGTCCTAATATTCCTAAGCTCGAGCCGTTTAGCCGAACCAGACTCGAAAGAGCTGTCAAGCAACCGCCGTTGATTGAAAAGGCCGAGAACGAGCTCTCCG ATTATTGTTCCACTCTTGAAGGTGATGATTCTTACAGCTGCTGGAGAGCTTATTTTGAGCTGAAAGATTTGGAA AGAGAATCATCAAAAGAGGATGTAGAGAAATTAATTCTCCAAGTAGGCGGAGTGAAGTCCTTGATCGGATGCTTACATGGAATTTCCTCGATGCACAAAGGAAGAAAGAATGGTTTTGGTTCCATGACACCATCAACCAcggagaaagaaagagagagacgaTGTCCAATACCAGATGGATTGCCAAAATCGAAGGAAGAGCTAGAAGAGGAAGAGAGAGCTAGAATGCCTGATTCACCATATACTAGATTACTCCGAGCTAAAGGAAGGTTTCCTGCTTGGTACTCTCCTACTCCTGACCATGAAACAGATTGA
- the LOC110604442 gene encoding epoxide hydrolase A has product MSSVWLSKMENIEHTTVSTNGIKMHVASIGTGPEILFLHGFPDLWYSWRHQLLSLSSLGYRCIAPDLRGYGDTDAPEPVNQYTVFHIVGDLIGLLDSLGIQQVFLVGHDWGALIAWSLCIFRPDRIKALVNTSVAFMPRMPQLKPLDAFRMMFGNDYYVCRFQEPGEAEEEFAQVDTARLIKSFFTSRDPKPPCFPKEVGIKALPCPPSLPSWLTEEDVDYYAAKFNQSGFTGGLNYYRNMNLNWELTAAWTGTEIKVPVKFIVGDLDLVYHIPGMKEYIHNGGFKKDVPLLEDVVVMEGVAHFLNQEKPEEISKHIYDFIKKF; this is encoded by the exons ATGAGCAGTGTTTGGTTAAGCAAAATGGAAAACATAGAACACACAACAGTATCCACAAATGGCATAAAGATGCACGTAGCATCAATAGGGACAGGTCCTGAAATCCTTTTCCTTCACGGCTTTCCTGACCTCTGGTACTCATGGCGACACcaacttctttctctttcttcgcTTGGTTACCGCTGCATAGCTCCTGATCTTCGTGGCTATGGCGACACCGACGCACCTGAACCTGTGAATCAGTATACTGTTTTCCACATTGTCGGAGACCTGATCGGGCTTCTTGATTCGCTTGGGATCCAGCAAGTCTTTTTAGTGGGTCATGATTGGGGAGCCTTAATAGCTTGGTCCTTGTGCATATTCAGACCTGATAGAATCAAAGCCCTGGTGAACACGAGCGTCGCCTTCATGCCGAGGATGCCACAACTGAAGCCTCTGGATGCGTTCAGGATGATGTTCGGCAACGATTACTATGTCTGCCGATTTCAGGAACCTGGAGAGGCTGAAGAGGAGTTTGCTCAAGTTGATACTGCTAGATTGATTAAATCATTTTTCACATCTCGGGACCCAAAGCCACCTTGCTTCCCTAAGGAAGTAGGAATCAAAGCTTTACCATGTCCTCCAAGCTTGCCCTCATGGTTGACAGAAGAAGATGTCGACTACTACGCTGCCAAATTTAACCAGAGTGGCTTCACCGGAGGATTGAATTATTATCGAAACATGAACCT GAACTGGGAGCTTACAGCTGCATGGACTGGGACGGAAATCAAAGTGCCAGTGAAGTTCATCGTCGGAGATTTGGATCTTGTCTACCACATTCCTGGTATGAAGGAATATATACACAATGGTGGGTTCAAGAAAGACGTGCCTCTTTTGGAAGACGTTGTTGTAATGGAAGGTGTAGCTCACTTTCTGAACCAAGAAAAGCCAGAGGAAATTAGTAAACACATCTATGATTTCATTAAGAAATTCTGA